In the genome of Shewanella denitrificans OS217, the window TGTTTGTGATTTATATGGCGGGTTATTTAGTGCGGCGCCATGGTGAATTGAGAGAAAACCGCAAGGGTTTCTATAAGCCTATCGGTGTATACAGCTTGTTTGCTTTGTTGATTATCTTGCAACCTGACTTAGGTACTGTGGTGGTGTTGTTCGTTTGTACCGTGAGTTTGTTGTTTTTAGCTGGTGCTAGAATTGTCGATTTCTTGGTGCTGGTGATGTTTGGCATCATCACCTTCGTCGGCTTGGTGTTGTTTGAACCCTACCGTATGCGCCGAGTGACCTCATTTATGGACCCCTGGGAAGATCCCTTCGGCAGTGGTTATCAGTTAACTCAGTCTTTGATGGCCTATGGACGTGGTGATTGGTTCGGTCAGGGGTTAGGCAATAGCATCCAGAAACTGGCCTATTTACCTGAGGCTCACACCGACTTTATTTTTGCGGTAATAGGCGAAGAAATAGGTTTTATTGGCATTATTTGCGTGTTGCTGGTGTTATTTTTTGTAGCACTAAGGGCCATCCGACTTGGCAACTTATGCCTACTGAATGCCAAACCGTTCGAAGGTTATTTATCCTATGGCATCGGCATTTGGATCTGTTTTCAGACAGTGGTTAATGTGGGTGCAAGCAT includes:
- the ftsW gene encoding cell division protein FtsW gives rise to the protein MVSNELRTQPLRHGINVSWNRLLGDSATSSMMTYDRSLLCAIIALICFGFVMVMSASMPEAQKLTGDPFHFIYRHVAYLFGCVVIAYFVLNTELSRWEEYSPYLVLMVLLMLMAVLVVGTTVNGATRWLSVGPIRIQVAELAKFVFVIYMAGYLVRRHGELRENRKGFYKPIGVYSLFALLIILQPDLGTVVVLFVCTVSLLFLAGARIVDFLVLVMFGIITFVGLVLFEPYRMRRVTSFMDPWEDPFGSGYQLTQSLMAYGRGDWFGQGLGNSIQKLAYLPEAHTDFIFAVIGEEIGFIGIICVLLVLFFVALRAIRLGNLCLLNAKPFEGYLSYGIGIWICFQTVVNVGASIGMLPTKGLTLPFISYGGSSLWVMTAAAMLLIRIDHERRLSAIQAIEGRIK